A single region of the Lycium barbarum isolate Lr01 chromosome 2, ASM1917538v2, whole genome shotgun sequence genome encodes:
- the LOC132628165 gene encoding F-box protein SKIP23-like, translating into MSVDHDWSELPPELLYTIVNNLTNLNDYLHFRAVCSTWRSSTPTTPKNLPIQLPWLMLPKNRSNLRGTGFFNLVNNKLHFLSLPEASNHRRRRCGSSNGWLIIVDESPLIFMINPITKVTFNLPPVTEFPNVVNFDFYCVGREYTVRSLGGEVYTRSLKEMRDSFIRKVVISNSPSRDPNFIAMVILNETGELAYCKNGENSWRFIDDARFYAEDVIYFDGLFYAVHKSGEIAVCDLSGGSPSVSFIETPRQIGSDMQYLVKTNDELLLVTRFLELDIDAAYHQLDVVYKTVEFRVFRLDLDGPKWEIMNSLGDNMLFLGENSSLALLASDFPGCEGNRIYFTDDYCEANYDGVNGNHDLGYYNLEDGSIEALSCYPRNSHSMLRWPPPIWFTPNPC; encoded by the exons ATGTCGGTTGACCATGATTGGTCGGAACTTCCACCAGAACTTCTCTACACAATCGTAAACAACCTAACCAACCTTAACGACTACCTCCATTTCCGTGCAGTTTGTTCCACGTGGCGATCCTCAACACCAACAACTCCCAAAAACTTACCAATTCAACTCCCATGGTTGATGCTCCCAAAAAACCGGTCCAACTTACGCGGTACCGGTTTTTTCAATCTCGTAAACAACAAGCTTCACTTCCTCAGTCTTCCAGAAGCTTCTAATCATCGTCGTCGACGTTGCGGTTCTTCTAACGGATGGCTAATTATCGTTGACGAATCGCCGTTAATTTTCATGATTAATCCCATCACGAAAGTAACTTTCAATTTACCTCCTGTTACTGAATTTCCCAATGTGGTGAATTTCGATTTTTACTGCGTAGGTAGGGAATACACCGTGAGGTCACTTGGGGGCGAGGTTTATACACGGAGTTTGAAAGAAATGAGGGATTCGTTTATTAGAAAGGTTGTGATTTCGAATAGTCCTTCACGTGATCCGAATTTTATTGCGATGGTGATCCTTAATGAAACAG GTGAGCTTGCTTACTGCAAAAACGGGGAAAATTCATGGAGATTTATTGATGATGCACGATTTTATGCTGAGGATGTTATCTATTTTGATGGATTGTTTTATGCTGTTCATAAATCTGGAGAAATTGCTGTTTGTGATCTTAGTGGCGGTTCGCCTAGTGTTTCATTTATTGAAACCCCTAGGCAAATTGGCAGTGATATGCAGTATTTGGTTAAAACAAATGATGAACTTTTACTTGTGACTAGATTTTTGGAGCTTGATATTGATGCCGCGTATCATCAGCTTGATGTTGTGTATAAGACAGTTGAATTTCGTGTATTTAGATTGGATTTAGATGGCCCAAAGTGGGAGATTATGAACAGTTTGGGTGATAATATGTTGTTTTTAGGAGAAAATTCTTCATTGGCATTGTTGGCTTCTGATTTTCCTGGATGTGAAGGAAATAGGATTTATTTCACTGATGATTATTGTGAGGCTAATTATGATGGTGTCAATGGGAATCATGACTTAGGGTATTACAATTTAGAGGATGGTAGTATTGAAGCATTGTCCTGCTATCCTCGCAATTCACATTCTATGCTTCGTTGGCCTCCTCCAATTTGGTTCACTCCAAATCCATGTTGA
- the LOC132628166 gene encoding uncharacterized protein LOC132628166, producing the protein MEKESVPLSTTSLEPQPKKQKMSTTTTSDDDEETKGPTAARKPRYKRRKIAIFFAYCGVGYQGMQKNPGAKTIEGDLEEALYQAGGVPDHDKCQPRRYDWARSARTDKGVSAVGQVVSGRFYVDPPGFIDRLNSVLNPQIRIFGFKRVTNAFNAKKFCDKRRYVYMIPVFALDPFKHRDRESVLASLGSGNELVKCGDCSERGRKVSGVMGRRVYDPVTKSVIVVDAPQVSDVNANDMVIENGASLSENVEENVKIVQEPMEESVFCYGEKEKERFNRILKYYEGTHNFHNFTTRTKAEDPAAKRYIISFTANTVVNVDGMDFVKCEVIGQSFMLHQIRKMIGLAVAIMRNVAPESLIVTAFRRDVNINVPMAPEVGLYLDECFFTSYNSKWKDTHEEVSLKDYYEVAEEFKMKYIYSHIASTEQKEGTIALFLHSLNYRNYPDLCGDNVNSAVAGDGDGSKVVETVVEAALGAVNNGEKTDNVNSAGVGSEVVETAIEAGLGAVNIGESSDNVNSAGAGDGSEVIEAGLDVVNNGGSTDAKTVEAGGDADLVNS; encoded by the exons ATGGAGAAAGAAAGCGTCCCTTTATCAACAACTAGCTTAGAACCACaacccaaaaaacaaaaaatgtccACAACCACAACCTCCGACGACGACGAAGAAACCAAGGGTCCCACAGCGGCACGAAAACCGAGGTACAAGCGGCGCAAAATAGCAATATTCTTCGCATACTGCGGCGTAGGTTATCAAGGTATGCAAAAAAACCCAGGTGCTAAAACAATCGAAGGTGATTTAGAAGAAGCATTATATCAAGCAGGTGGTGTGCCTGATCATGACAAGTGTCAACCTAGAAGATACGATTGGGCTCGTAGTGCCCGTACTGACAAAGGTGTTAGTGCTGTGGGTCAAGTTGTTTCGGGTCGGTTTTATGTTGACCCGCCTGGTTTTATTGATAGGCTTAACTCGGTTCTTAATCCCCAAATCAGGATTTTCGGGTTTAAACGGGTTACTAATGCGTTTAATGCTAAGAAGTTTTGTGATAAACGTAGGTATGTTTATATGATTCCTGTTTTTGCTCTTGACCCGTTTAAACATCGTGATAGAGAGAGTGTTTTAGCTAGTTTAGGATCGGGTAACGAGCTTGTTAAGTGTGGGGATTGTTCAGAAAGGGGTAGAAAAGTATCGGGAGTAATGGGTAGACGCGTTTACGATCCGGTAACTAAGTCAGTAATTGTTGTTGATGCACCACAAGTGAGTGATGTTAATGCAAATGATATGGTAATTGAAAATGGGGCTTCTTTAAGTGAGAACGTGGAGGAAAATGTGAAAATAGTGCAAGAACCGATGGAAGAGAGTGTGTTTTGCTATGgggagaaagaaaaagagagattTAATAGGATTTTGAAGTACTATGAAGGGACTCATAATTTTCATAATTTTACGACGAGGACTAAAGCTGAGGACCCTGCTGCCAAGAGATATATCATTTCGTTTACTGCGAATACTGTAGTTAATGTTGATGGTATGGACTTTGTGAAGTGTGAGGTGATTGGTCAGAGCTTCATGCTTCATCAAATCCGTAAAATGATTGGTCTTGCTGTAGCGATCATGAGAAATGTTGCTCCTGAATCCTTAATTGTAACTGCCTTCCGAAG GGATGTCAACATCAATGTTCCCATGGCGCCCGAGGTTGGATTGTATTTGGACGAGTGCTTTTTCACCTCATATAACAGTAAGTGGAAGGACACTCATGAAGAAGTGTCTCTGAAAGATTATTATGAGGTGGCGGAAGAATTTAAAATGAAGTATATCTATAGTCATATTGCATCGACGGAGCAGAAGGAAGGGACAATAGCTTTGTTTCTGCATTCCCTGAACTATCGTAATTACCCTGATTTGTGCGGGGATAATGTTAATTCTGCGGTTGCTGGGGATGGTGATGGTTCAAAAGTTGTTGAAACTGTTGTTGAGGCTGCTTTAGGTGCTGTCAATAATGGTGAGAAGACCGATAATGTTAATTCTGCTGGTGTTGGTTCAGAAGTTGTTGAAACTGCTATTGAGGCTGGTTTAGGTGCAGTCAACATTGGCGAGAGCTCCGATAATGTTAATTCTGCTGGTGCTGGTGACGGTTCAGAAGTTATTGAGGCTGGTTTAGATGTTGTCAACAATGGTGGGAGCACCGACGCGAAAACTGTCGAGGCAGGGGGTGATGCTGATTTAGTTAACTCATAG
- the LOC132629165 gene encoding uncharacterized protein LOC132629165, with amino-acid sequence MESWDISNVVSPHLSDLLDDEDQELEEIPREQKEWMALCHITGKYILMYCEKYLCKEPCRTSMRSGNEFIQEILRGNETRCYENFRLKKAVFIDLSNDLTDKYGLKPTRGMSIHEMLGIFLMTCAHGVENRMIQDIFQHSGETIHRHFHIVLKAVCKLATDIIQPHPNYNDGCDAHKPCKQRYLPFFKDCIGAIDGTHAKARLPQGQEIPHIGRKGYQTQNILAVVDFNMCFTFAWAGWEGAAHDSRIFAEALSREELNFPHPRGNKYYLVDAGYSHMKGYMAPYKGNNVRYHLAEFRRGATRQLREPRGRIDKFNYLHSSCRNVVERTFGVWKARWSILRDMPYYHIDTQRDIVLATMAIHNYIRKKCNVDDAFQTAENESYIPSVDSNDIGTTSRANNVDVEDVREQNDVYWMGFRDMIASDISNACII; translated from the exons ATGGAGAGTTGGGATATCAGCAATGTGGTATCTCCtcatttaagtgatttgttagatGACGAAGATCAAGAACTAGAAGAGATTCCGAGAGAGCAGAAGGAGTGGATGGCTTTATGTCATATAACAGGTAAATACATTTTGATGTATTGTGAAAAATACCTATGCAAAGAACCTTGTCGTACATCAATGCGCTCTGGAAATGAGTTTATCCAAGAGATATTACGCGGAAATGAGACTCGTTGTTATGAAAATTTCCGACTGAAGAAGGCAGTGTTCATTGATCTATCCAATGACCTAACTGATAAATATGGGCTTAAACCCACTCGTGGAATGTCTATACATGAAATGTTAGGCATATTCTTGATGACTTGTGCACATGGAGTTGAAAATCGAATGATACAAGATATCTTTCAACATTCTGGAGAGACAATTCATAGACACTTTCATATTGTTTTAAAGGCCGTTTGCAAGCTTGCAACAGATATCATTCAACCACATCCAAATTATAATGATGGTTGTGATGCTCATAAGCCATGTAAACAAAGATATCTCCCTTTCTTTAAA GACTGTATTGGAGCAATTGATGGCACACATGCTAAAGCTAGATTACCGCAAGGTCAAGAGATACCACATATTGGACGTAAAGGTTATCAGACTCAGAATATTCTCGCCGTTGTTGATTTTAATATGTGTTTTACATTTGCATGGGCTGGGTGGGAAGGAGCAGCTCACGATAGTCGTATATTTGCTGAGGCCCTTAGTAGAGAAGAGCTCAACTTTCCACATCCACGCGGAAACAAATATTATCTAGTTGATGCAGGATATTCACACATGAAAGGATACATGGCTCCATACAAAGGAAATAATGTAAGATATCACCTAGCTGAATTTCGCCGCGGTGCAACTCGACAATTGCGAGAGCCAAGAGGACGCATTGACAAATTTAACTATTTACATTCTTCTTGTAGAAATGTAGTGGAGCGCACATTTGGCGTTTGGAAAGCAAGATGGTCTATTTTGAGAGACATGCCATACTATCACATTGACACACAAAGGGACATCGTACTTGCTACTATGGCCATTCACAATTATATTAGAAAGAAATGCAATGTGGATGATGCATTCCAAACAGCCGAGAATGAGAGCTATATTCCATCGGTTGATTCTAATGATATTGGCACAACTTCAAGAGCTAACAATGTAGATGTCGAAGATGTAAGAGAACAAAATGATGTCTATTGGATGGGGTTTCGTGATATGATTGCTAGTGACATTTCTAATGCTtgtattatatga